The Pyrus communis chromosome 2, drPyrComm1.1, whole genome shotgun sequence genome includes a window with the following:
- the LOC137725282 gene encoding K(+) efflux antiporter 3, chloroplastic-like: protein MLKSVAYFESSKGYNTIKQKSPSMACSLSISRLSGRSFIPYSSNHQVHPLSYATNYNTRHPPFAARNFVGNPLLASSVCGWRGLYFSNHRPVYSKRLRTHAGLDVASAVDVINDLGFDTLTFLAVTVIIVPAFKIIKASPILGFFFAGIVLNQFGLIRNLTDVKVLSEWGILFLLFEMGLELSFSRLKALAKYAFGMGLTQVVLSTLAFTAFELPPNGAVGTQILTFLFNSRPDLVNIRSIDEAVVIGAALSLSSSAFVLQLLAEKGELPTRFGSATLGILLLQDIAVVPLLVILPVLESQNLAEESIWPTLLKESLKALGGLGILSLGGKFLLRRVFEFVAEARSSEAFVALCLLTVAGTSLLTQKLGFSDTLGAFLAGALLAETNFRTQIEADIRPFRGLLLGLFFVTTGTSIDMPLLFREWPNVLTLLAGLIVIKTLIITAIGPRVGLTLQESVRIGLLLSQGGEFGFVVFSLANRLGVLPLELNKLLIIVVVLSMALTPLLNEAGRRAAELIDDKFGAEDKATEVVNFDSSEPVVILGFGQMGQVLANFLSTPLASGIDSDNLGLPFVAFDMDPSVVKASRKLGFPILYGDGSRPAVLQSAGISSPKAVMVLYTARSRTTEAVQRLRLAFPAIPIYARALDLKHLLELKKSGATDAILESAETSLQLGSKLLKGFGVRSDDVNFLRQLTRDSMELQAQGVSETDEKELNDLQPMQVRVADLIDDAVPLSPTPSEDKSWGLNEEDASDSLTFEGDVDAAKHDSELHQSEHTEENEEVSHRGFDTENGFAMKSQDVEGSTSSVTTKDEP from the exons ATGTTGAAGTCGGTGGCTTATTTCGAAAGCTCTAAG GGATACAACACTATCAAACAAAAGAGCCCATCTATGGCCTGCTCTCTATCCATATCACGGCTTTCTGGGCGTTCTTTTATTCCGTATTCCAGTAACCATCAAGTGCATCCATTATCATATGCCACTAATTACAACACAAGGCATCCCCCTTTTGCTGCAAGAAACTTTGTGGGAAATCCTTTACTAGCTTCCTCTGTCTGCGGATGGAGGGGACTTTATTTCTCAAACCACAGACCAGTCTATTCAAAAAGATTGCGAACGCATGCAGGACTTGATGTTGCGAGTGCTGTTGATGTCATTAATGACTTGGGATTTGATACTTTGACGTTCTTAGCTGTTACTGTCATTATCGTTCCGGCATTCAAGATCATTAAAGCTAGCCCT ATACTTGGTTTCTTTTTTGCGGGGATAGTACTCAATCAATTTGGCTTGATTCGGAATCTTACAGATGTGAAAGTTTTGTCTGAATGGGGGATTCTTTTCTTG CTGTTTGAGATGGGCTTGGAGCTTTCATTTTCGCGTCTAAAGGCTCTTGCAAAATATGCCTTCGGAATGGGATTAACTCAG GTCGTATTATCTACTCTTGCTTTCACAGCCTTCGAACTTCCACCTAATGGTGCTGTTGGAACCCAAATTTTGACGTTCCTCTTTAACTCAAGGCCTGATTTG GTCAACATCAGAAGCATTGATGAAGCCGTAGTGATTGGTGCTGCTCTCTCTCTGTCTTCTTCAGCTTTTGTACTTCAG CTACTTGCAGAGAAAGGTGAACTCCCGACAAGATTTGGGTCCGCAACTCTAGGGATACTTCTTCTACAG GACATAGCAGTTGTACCTCTCTTAGTCATACTTCCAGTGCTGGAAAGTCAG aACCTAGCAGAGGAAAGTATATGGCCAACGCTTCTGAAGGAAAGTCTAAAAGCCTTAGGTGGACTTGGTATTCTTTCTCTTGGAGGAAAATTCCTTCTTAGACGAGTTTTTGAG TTTGTGGCAGAAGCAAGGAGCTCTGAGGCTTTTGTTGCACTTTGCTTATTGACAGTTGCAGGGACCTCACTTCTCACCCAGAAGTTGGGTTTCAGTGATACG CTTGGAGCTTTTTTGGCTGGAGCACTGTTAGCGGAAACAAATTTCCGGACACAAATTGAAGCTGATATAAGGCCATTTCGAGGCTTACTTCTTGGATTATTTTTTGTAACTACAGGGACATCCATTGACATGCCG CTTTTGTTCCGAGAGTGGCCGAATGTGCTTACACTCTTGGCAGGTTTGATTGTCATCAAGACACTGATAATAACAGCCATAGGCCCTCGTGTTGGACTTACCTTACAGGAAAGTGTAAGAATAGGGCTGCTTCTATCTCAGGGAGGCGAGTTTGGATTTGTTGTTTTTTCGCTTGCAAATAG GCTTGGTGTGCTGCCACTCGAGCTTAACAAGTTGCTTATAATTGTTGTTGTCTTGTCAATGGCATTGACCCCATTGCTTAATGAAGCTGGAAGAAGGGCTGCTGAATTGATTGACGACAAATTTGGTGCCGAGGAT AAAGCTACTGAGGTGGTGAACTTTGATTCAAGTGAACCTGTTGTTATTCTTGGATTTGGACAAATGGGCCAG GTCCTTGCCAATTTCTTGTCCACTCCATTGGCATCTGGGATAGATAGCGATAATCTGGGATTGCCGTTTGTAGCTTTTGATATGGATCCTTCTGTGGTGAAG GCGTCCAGGAAACTTGGTTTTCCAATTCTGTATGGGGATGGATCACGTCCAGCAGTTTTGCAATCTGCTGGCATCTCTTCCCCCAAAGCCGTCATGGTTTTGTACACTGCAAGGAGTAGAACTACTGAGGCCGTTCAAAGGCTTCGACTTGCTTTCCCAGCG ATCCCTATTTATGCCCGAGCTCTGGATCTCAAGCACCTTTTAGAACTGAAGAAATCAGGTGCAACAGATGCTATCCTGGAAAGTGCAGAG ACGAGTTTGCAGCTGGGCTCCAAGCTTTTGAAAGGGTTTGGAGTTAGGTCTGATGACGTGAACTTTCTTCGTCAACTCACTCGGGATTCTATGGAGCTGCAAGCTCAAGGAGTGAGTGAGACTGATGagaaagaacttaatgatctgcAGCCTATGCAG GTGAGAGTTGCGGACTTAATTGATGACGCTGTACCCCTTTCGCCAACTCCATCAGAAGACAAATCATGGGGGTTAAACGAGGAAGATGCTTCTGATAGCTTGACATTTGAGGGGGATGTGGATGCAGCAAAGCATGACAGTGAGCTCCACCAGTCAGAGCATacagaagaaaatgaagaagttTCACACCGTGGCTTTGATACAGAGAATGGTTTTGCAATGAAATCACAAGACGTTGAGGGATCTACCTCTTCCGTAACAACAAAGGATGAACCGTAA
- the LOC137726416 gene encoding putative disease resistance protein RGA1, producing the protein MDATVGIILSPALQVLFDRLASPVLQGLADILGFNFDIFQSLQHALVRAQATLEDAEVQQFTNKTVRLWLADLKNTVCDAEDLLDVFTVKQTAMIDQDFGKQTVESYTVLTDKVRKILQKLEVIVAEGSSKLKIREPTQPRSDRQSDKRETSSFIDSRIYGRDDDKETLVQLLMSSYIVYHEGYTYASCIPIIGIGGIGKTTLAQLAYNDKVIIQHFDVKMWIFVSSDFNVKKIMKTIIASITNDECKLSEIELLQSRIWQLLQNKRYLIVLDDVWTEDQDDWDKLRPLFREGVDGCKIIVTTRSKKIPFMMDFPNSPMYLSGLTDDDCWALFKQRAFGRGEEENYPNLSLIGKQIVRKCGGVPLAAKSLGSSMRLKRDEKQWLSMRDCELWKLDEKQHKVLPALMLSYHHLPSHLRECFSFCSIFPKNYEFKKEKLIHMWMASSLILQDGSRRPEDIADEYFAGLLWLSFFQEVKGDGGALVGYKMNDVIHDLAQYVAGNESLMLEHSAAQIRHASVIYKYKAIGIPKDLLEAKHLRTLLLIGESGLLNNRSKMFSSFGYLRLLDLSSCGVSDLPESLSGLICLRYLDLSYTPIFELPHSTRNLCSLQTLNLFGCRNLIRLPSLVKMISLRHLNLIGCVSLASMPLEIGKLRKLQTLPLFVVNRIPMALGALKRLNLYGKLNVTRLENARYGADAESAGLKLKENLESLGLYWGPCSGFEDSQESFGKPEARHEEFSFGYQTMTGQRDTVEKILEGLEPHQNLKKLIINGYPGIRFPQWALPNLVAINFTNCTNCEHLPALGNLLLLKTLSLHRMHGVKRIGVELYGDGMDVWFPSLEELLISDFPNLEEWSNANGGSAFSRLKKLTVKRCPKLAHMPLPQFLEHLELRDCNPTMTSISSLSLLSVLVLEKIPNLFSLPEGLFASASLSSLKILSCPKLRSVPLEIGTLTALKSLTISWCDELSYLPQSLQNLKSLESLEISDCHSLISMPNGGIASLSSLRTLSIENCSNLTFLSSSLEHLKFLEHLTIMYCPKLGSFPEGVQHLSSLRSFTILNCPWFDTLPIGLMNLQTLHCLEISSCPNLDALPDWLENLASLRSLTISDCPNSRVLPPGLKYLKELQHLSIQECPELEERCKQGSGEDWLKIAHVPHKYIGSPDQAMQSDKASTSSSSSF; encoded by the coding sequence ATGGATGCCACTGTAGGCATCATTTTGTCCCCGGCTCTGCAGGTTCTTTTTGACAGACTGGCATCCCCAGTCCTACAAGGGCTTGCTGATATCCTGGGTTTCAATTTTGACATCTTCCAAAGTTTGCAGCATGCACTGGTGCGGGCTCAAGCTACTCTTGAAGATGCAGAAGTGCAACAATTCACCAACAAAACTGTCAGACTCTGGCTGGCTGATCTCAAGAATACAGTTTGTGATGCTGAGGATCTTCTCGACGTCTTTACTGTTAAACAAACTGCCATGATTGACCAAGACTTTGGTAAGCAGACAGTAGAAAGCTATACAGTTCTTACCGATAAAGTCAGGAAAATACTCCAGAAGCTAGAAGTGATTGTAGCTGAAGGATCTTCTAAGTTGAAGATTAGAGAGCCTACTCAGCCAAGGTCAGATCGACAATCGGACAAAAGGGAGACTAGCTCTTTCATCGACTCAAGGATATATGGAAGAGATGATGACAAAGAGACGTTAGTCCAACTGTTGATGTCTTCTTATATTGTTTACCATGAGGGATATACATATGCATCGTGTATTCCCATCATCGGTATTGGAGGAATTGGTAAGACCACTCTTGCTCAATTAGCATACAATGATAAGGTGATTATTCAACACTTTGATGTTAAGATGTGGATTTTTGTCTCTTCTGATTTCAATGTCAAGAAGATCATGAAGACAATTATTGCGTCTATAACGAATGATGAATGCAAGTTGTCGGAGATTGAACTACTTCAGTCTCGAATTTGGCAATTATTGCAGAACAAAAGATATCTTATCGTTTTGGATGATGTTTGGACTGAAGACCAGGATGATTGGGACAAACTAAGACCCTTGTTTAGAGAGGGTGTTGatggatgcaaaatcattgTCACTACCCGCAGTAAAAAGATCCCATTCATGATGGACTTCCCAAATTCCCCAATGTATTTGAGTGGTTTGACGGATGATGACTGTTGGGCTTTGTTCAAGCAACGCGCTTTTGGACGAGGAGAAGAAGAGAATTATCCGAACCTTTCGCTGATTGGGAAACAGATTGTCAGAAAATGTGGAGGTGTGCCATTAGCAGCAAAAAGTTTGGGAAGTTCAATGCGCTTGAAAAGAGACGAAAAGCAATGGTTGTCTATGCGAGATTGCGAACTTTGGAAATTAGATGAAAAGCAGCATAAAGTTTTGCCCGCCCTCATGCTGAGCTATCATCATCTACCATCACATCTCAGAGAATGCTTTTCGTTTTGctcaatttttccaaaaaattatGAATTCAAGAAGGAGAAATTAATTCATATGTGGATGGCATCAAGCTTAATTCTACAAGATGGGAGCCGGCGGCCAGAGGACATTGCTGATGAATACTTTGCCggtttgttgtggttgtctttCTTTCAAGAAGTAAAGGGTGATGGTGGGGCCTTAGTTGGATACAAGATGAATGATGTTATTCATGATCTTGCACAATATGTAGCAGGAAACGAATCTTTGATGCTTGAACATAGTGCAGCACAAATTCGCCATGCATCTGTTATTTACAAGTACAAGGCAATTGGAATTCCAAAGGACCTACTTGAAGCAAAACATTTACGAACTCTCTTATTGATTGGGGAATCCGGCTTGTTAAATAACAGAAGTAAAATGTTTTCAAGTTTTGGGTACTTACGTCTACTAGACCTGAGCAGTTGTGGTGTTTCTGATTTGCCAGAATCATTAAGTGGCTTGATATGCTTGAGGTATCTTGACCTATCATACACACCTATTTTTGAGTTACCTCACAGCACAAGGAATCTCTGCTCTTTGCAGACTTTGAACCTATTTGGTTGTCGGAATCTTATACGGTTGCCAAGCTTGGTAAAGATGATCAGCCTAAGACATCTCAATCTAATTGGATGTGTAAGTTTGGCTTCCATGCCTCTTGAGATTGGAAAATTACGGAAACTTCAAACACTGCCATTGTTTGTGGTTAACAGGATTCCAATGGCCCTTGGTGCGCTGAAACGTTTAAATCTTTATGGAAAGTTGAATGTTACCCGCTTGGAGAATGCAAGATATGGAGCCGATGCAGAGTCAGCTGGATTGAAGTTGAAAGAAAATCTTGAGTCATTAGGGTTATATTGGGGACCATGTAGTGGATTTGAAGACAGTCAAGAATCATTTGGGAAACCTGAAGCCCGACATGAAGAATTTTCTTTCGGATATCAGACCATGACAGGACAACGTGACACTGTGGAAAAAATTCTTGAAGGCCTGGAACCTCACCAAAATCTGAAAAAGCTGATTATAAATGGCTACCCAGGAATCAGATTTCCTCAGTGGGCTCTCCCAAATCTTGTTGCCATCAATTTCACCAACTGTACAAATTGTGAGCATCTTCCTGCCCTTGGGAATCTTCTGCTACTCAAGACTCTTTCTCTGCATAGAATGCATGGTGTGAAGAGAATTGGTGTAGAGTTATATGGTGATGGTATGGACGTATGGTTTCCATCACTCGAAGAACTATTAATAAGTGATTTTCCCAACTTGGAAGAGTGGTCAAATGCAAATGGTGGAAGTGCATTCTCTAGATTGAAGAAATTAACTGTCAAAAGGTGTCCCAAGTTAGCACATATGCCATTACCTCAGTTCCTTGAGCATTTGGAGCTACGGGACTGTAATCCAACGATGACGTCCATATCAAGTTTAAGTTTGCTTTCTGTGCTTGTTCTAGAAAAAATTCCAAACTTGTTCTCTTTGCCAGAAGGGCTCTTTGCATCAGCTAGTCTGTCTTCTTTAAAGATCTTATCGTGCCCCAAGCTTCGTTCAGTGCCTTTGGAGATTGGAACCCTCACTGCTTTGAAATCACTGACCAttagttggtgtgatgagttgTCCTATCTGCCACAGAGTTTGCAGAACCTCAAGAGTCTGGAGTCACTGGAGATTAGTGACTGTCATAGTCTAATATCCATGCCAAATGGTGGAATTGCAAGTCTAAGTTCTCTTCGAACTTTGTCCATTGAGAACTGCAGCAATCTGACTTTTTTGTCATCGAGTTTGGAGCATCTCAAATTTCTCGAGCACTTGACAATAATGTATTGTCCAAAGCTTGGTTCTTTTCCAGAGGGCGTGCAACACCTCTCTTCACTTCGAAGTTTCACTATCTTGAACTGTCCTTGGTTTGATACTCTACCTATTGGATTAATGAATCTTCAAACGCTGCACTGCTTGGAAATTAGTAGCTGCCCTAACCTAGATGCTTTGCCAGACTGGTTGGAGAATCTTGCTTCACTTAGATCACTAACCATATCAGACTGTCCTAATTCAAGAGTTCTGCCACCAGGCCTCAAGTATCTCAAAGAACTCCAACACCTCTCCATTCAAGAATGTCCCGAGCTAGAGGAAAGATGTAAACAAGGTAGTGGTGAGGACTGGTTGAAAATAGCTCATGTCCCACACAAGTACATTGGCTCACCTGATCAAGCCATGCAGTCTGACAAAGCAAGCACATCCAGCAGCTCTTCTTTTTGA